The region TTATTAAATTCGTAATTTTCGTGCCGGGTAAGAAATTTGTTGGTTTCAAATTTTATGATTCCCGGTTTATTTGTGGCTTGTATATTTATGGTGAAATTGCTCATATCAATTTTTTTGCAAAAGTACTAAAGAAAACTTAGTTAATCTATATCTTTACTTTTCTTATGGGGATTAGAATTTTATTTATCAAGTGTTTTAAAGCTAGGCAAATTTCGCAGGCTGTAAAATGTATTTTTATAATATTTTTTGGTTTCTTATCGGGAGCTTCAGCAAAAGCTCAGGAAGTAATCCCTATTTATTCAGATTACCTAACCGATAACCTTTTTCTTATTCATCCCTCAATGGCCGGTGCGGCGAACAGGAACCAAATAAGACTTACCGCCAGGCAGCAATGGTTTGACGTAGATAATGCACCCAGCTTACAAACACTGGCAGTAAATGGTAGGCTAGGCGACAAACTTGGTGTTGGAGGTATTGTTTTTAACGACAAAAACGGGAATTTTTCTAAGATTGGTACCTATGGGACAGTTGCTTATCATTTACTTTTTTCCAGAAGTGAATTAGACCTGAATCAACTTTCTTTTGGAATAAGTGCGGGGATTGTTCAACACAGGTTAGATCAAAGTGGTTTTACAGAATTTGATCCTAATGTAAACGCAAGTAATGAATCAGACTTTTTTGGAAATATGGATATTGGGATGTCTTATTACTACCTGGATTTTTATGCCCATTTGGCGGCAAAAAACATTATCTCGATAAAACGGGAGCTATTCTATTCTGATGCTGTGCCCAGCAATCAACGAAAATATTTATTCTCTACAGGTTATGTTTTTGATAATAACAACGAATGGAGTTATGAGCCCTCTATTTTATATCAACTTAGGGAAGCAACCAACGAGATGAATATTGATTTAAATATGAAGGTTTATCGAAATGTAGATTTTGGTCAGGTATGGGGCGGACTTTCTTATCGGAACAGTTTTGAAGGTACCGAATATACTACTGAAGGCAACGAAGTTGAAAGTCAGCAGCTGCGCTATATTACTCCTTTTGTTGGTTTAGACTACAAGAATTTTATGTTTGGTTATACTTTTAGTTACCAGTTTAACTCTGTGGTTTTGAGTAATAACGGTTTTCATCAAATCACTATTGGATACGATTTTGGAAAGAGCAGAGGGCGTTGGGATTGTAAATGCCCGGCCATTAATTAGAAATCCAGGTAAGAAACTTGATAAGCATTTTGAACAGCTTCGGTTAAATTCTCCAGAACTTTTGGATTTGTATTGCTAAAAAACTCGGGGATAGGCGTTTGTAGTGGTGCTTCCTTCAGCAATAAATTATTCTCATTTAGAATAGATTTGGTTTGCCTGGCCACCGCTTCCCCAGAATCTATAATCACCACTTCTTTTGGTAATAATTCTTTCAAAATAGGAATAAGGTATGGATAGTGGCTGCAGCCCAGCACGAGGTAATCTATTTTATTTACTAAAAACGGTTCCAGGAGTTTAAGTAAGTGGCTTCTCATTTGCGGGGAATCTAATTCTCCTGCTTCAATAAGTTCTACCAGGCCCCTACCTTCAACTTCAACTACATTGATGTTTCTTGCATAAAAATCTGAAGTTTGGGAAAAAAGCGTGCTGGTTAAAGTTCCTCGTGTGGCAAGTATTCCTATGGTTTTTGATTTAGAATTTAAAGCAGCCGGTTTAATTGCGGGTTCAATCCCAATAAAAGGGATGGCATACTCGTTACGTAGATCTTTAATTGCATTTGTGGTAGCAGTATTACAGGCAACCACAATAATTTTGGCGCCCATATCCAGTAACTTTTCCGTGTTTTTTCGACTTAAATTTTTAATTTCTTCAACAGGTTTTTCACCGTAGGGAGCATTTTTACTATCGGCGAGATAGATTGTTTT is a window of Salegentibacter salegens DNA encoding:
- a CDS encoding PorP/SprF family type IX secretion system membrane protein; protein product: MGIRILFIKCFKARQISQAVKCIFIIFFGFLSGASAKAQEVIPIYSDYLTDNLFLIHPSMAGAANRNQIRLTARQQWFDVDNAPSLQTLAVNGRLGDKLGVGGIVFNDKNGNFSKIGTYGTVAYHLLFSRSELDLNQLSFGISAGIVQHRLDQSGFTEFDPNVNASNESDFFGNMDIGMSYYYLDFYAHLAAKNIISIKRELFYSDAVPSNQRKYLFSTGYVFDNNNEWSYEPSILYQLREATNEMNIDLNMKVYRNVDFGQVWGGLSYRNSFEGTEYTTEGNEVESQQLRYITPFVGLDYKNFMFGYTFSYQFNSVVLSNNGFHQITIGYDFGKSRGRWDCKCPAIN
- the murI gene encoding glutamate racemase; translation: MSNLQPIGIFDSGVGGTSIWREIHELLPNEKTIYLADSKNAPYGEKPVEEIKNLSRKNTEKLLDMGAKIIVVACNTATTNAIKDLRNEYAIPFIGIEPAIKPAALNSKSKTIGILATRGTLTSTLFSQTSDFYARNINVVEVEGRGLVELIEAGELDSPQMRSHLLKLLEPFLVNKIDYLVLGCSHYPYLIPILKELLPKEVVIIDSGEAVARQTKSILNENNLLLKEAPLQTPIPEFFSNTNPKVLENLTEAVQNAYQVSYLDF